A region of Actinomycetota bacterium DNA encodes the following proteins:
- a CDS encoding winged helix-turn-helix transcriptional regulator has protein sequence MKNYGQYCPIARTSELFAERWTPIIVRNLAAGCHTFTQLREGAPGIPKALLAERLALLERYGVVVSVPQSSGRGSVYELTESGRELKRVCDAMGEWGSRWLEIEPRHLDPAYVLWATCRLVDLDKVPPRGVVVRFDLRDQPERRFWMLLKRPRAELCTGYPGQVEDLIVTTDSETLVQWNLRRVTFQDAVRTGRYRLEGPSGLVKAFPSWMRPSPFAHVAPAPARDRVMAMP, from the coding sequence ATGAAGAACTACGGGCAGTACTGCCCCATCGCCCGCACCTCAGAGTTGTTTGCGGAGCGATGGACCCCCATCATCGTCCGCAATCTCGCCGCCGGGTGCCACACGTTCACGCAACTCCGGGAAGGCGCTCCCGGGATTCCGAAGGCCCTTCTTGCGGAGCGGCTTGCCCTGCTCGAGCGATACGGCGTCGTGGTCAGCGTGCCCCAGTCCAGTGGCCGCGGGTCCGTCTACGAGTTGACCGAGAGTGGTCGCGAGCTCAAGCGCGTGTGCGATGCGATGGGAGAGTGGGGCTCTCGTTGGCTCGAGATCGAGCCGCGACATCTCGACCCGGCGTACGTGCTCTGGGCGACGTGCAGGCTGGTCGATCTCGACAAGGTGCCGCCCAGGGGGGTGGTCGTTCGCTTCGATCTCCGGGACCAGCCCGAACGGCGGTTCTGGATGCTGCTGAAACGTCCCCGAGCGGAGCTGTGCACCGGGTACCCGGGACAGGTCGAGGACCTGATCGTCACGACGGATTCCGAGACCCTCGTGCAGTGGAATCTGAGGCGGGTGACCTTCCAGGATGCGGTCCGGACGGGGCGGTATCGCCTGGAAGGCCCGTCCGGGTTGGTCAAGGCGTTTCCGTCCTGGATGCGACCGAGCCCCTTCGCGCACGTCGCTCCGGCGCCTGCTCGTGACCGGGTCATGGCGATGCCCTAA
- a CDS encoding type II toxin-antitoxin system VapC family toxin has product MSAVLDTTVLIDVLRGHQAAVEYVVALEEVPACSEVTRVEVLRGLHSGERASAEPLFQRLRWVPVDEAIARAAGELGRRLRRSHSGVGVADLVIAATADQIGLPLATTNVRHFPMVKGLRPPYPD; this is encoded by the coding sequence ATGAGCGCGGTCCTCGACACCACCGTTCTCATCGACGTCCTGCGAGGGCATCAAGCAGCAGTGGAGTACGTGGTGGCGCTCGAGGAGGTGCCGGCGTGCTCCGAAGTGACCCGCGTAGAGGTGCTCCGCGGGCTTCACAGCGGGGAACGAGCGTCCGCGGAGCCTCTCTTCCAGCGACTTCGATGGGTCCCCGTGGATGAAGCGATCGCCCGGGCAGCCGGCGAGCTCGGGCGGCGGCTTCGTCGGAGCCACAGCGGCGTCGGTGTCGCCGATCTCGTCATCGCTGCCACCGCAGACCAGATCGGCCTCCCACTTGCGACGACGAACGTTCGGCACTTCCCCATGGTCAAGGGCCTCCGGCCGCCCTATCCAGATTGA
- a CDS encoding ribbon-helix-helix domain-containing protein produces the protein MYASYIIKRTQIYLDESQHERLSRRARTAGTTKSDLIREAVDAYLAGSEDGETRLLAFRTAVRAAAGTARRLPRGRDYVEEFRRADAERVRDLDDQRRT, from the coding sequence ATGTATGCTTCATACATCATCAAGAGGACGCAGATCTACCTCGACGAGTCCCAGCACGAGCGCCTGTCGAGGCGAGCCCGCACCGCCGGAACGACGAAGTCCGACCTCATTCGAGAGGCGGTGGACGCCTATCTGGCTGGATCGGAGGACGGCGAAACCAGGCTGCTGGCCTTCCGAACAGCGGTTCGGGCTGCCGCGGGGACGGCTCGGCGCCTGCCGAGAGGGCGCGACTACGTCGAGGAGTTTCGCCGCGCGGATGCCGAACGAGTGCGAGACCTCGACGATCAACGCCGGACATGA
- the gabT gene encoding 4-aminobutyrate--2-oxoglutarate transaminase, translated as MEIPQERTLVTEIPGPRSRKLLARREAAIPAAVFNTVPVFARAASGAIVEDVDGNRLIDLGAGLAVLNAGNTPASVVEAVRAQAELFTHTCFHVVMHEPYVELAERLNSLTPGSHPKKTMLANSGAEAVENAVKIARYATRRPAVVVFDHAFHGRTLMAMTLTGKVMPYKQGFGPFAPEVYRLPYSYPYRCPAGAPPESCGEACAAHAIDEMDKAIGAANIACIVVEPVLGEGGFVVPGSGFLPALREFCTREGVMFVADEVQTGIGRTGKWFAIEHEDVVPDIVVTAKALGGGLPLSGVTAAAEVMDQVHVGGLGGTFGGNPIACAAALAVLDEIEREGLVQRAATLGESALDRLRELADRHELIGDVRGRGLMVAIELVEDRSTKAPAKAAATRVIQECYREGVIVLKAGTYDNVIRLLPPLPIDEGLLMEGLDVLDKALGAAAAG; from the coding sequence ATGGAGATCCCACAGGAACGAACGCTCGTCACCGAGATCCCGGGTCCGCGGTCGCGCAAGCTCCTGGCGCGCCGAGAGGCGGCCATTCCCGCCGCCGTGTTCAACACGGTGCCCGTGTTCGCCCGCGCGGCCTCCGGCGCCATCGTGGAGGACGTCGACGGGAACCGGCTGATCGACCTCGGCGCCGGGCTGGCCGTGCTGAACGCAGGGAACACGCCCGCGTCCGTGGTGGAGGCGGTTCGCGCCCAGGCCGAGCTGTTCACCCACACCTGCTTCCACGTGGTCATGCACGAGCCGTACGTGGAGCTGGCCGAGCGGCTCAATTCGCTGACCCCCGGATCGCACCCCAAGAAGACGATGCTGGCGAACTCCGGGGCCGAGGCCGTCGAGAACGCGGTCAAGATCGCCCGGTACGCGACCAGGCGGCCGGCGGTGGTGGTGTTCGACCATGCGTTCCACGGCCGCACCCTGATGGCCATGACGCTGACCGGGAAGGTCATGCCGTACAAGCAGGGGTTCGGGCCGTTCGCGCCGGAGGTCTACCGGCTGCCCTACTCGTACCCCTACCGGTGCCCGGCCGGCGCGCCGCCGGAGTCCTGCGGGGAGGCCTGCGCCGCGCACGCCATCGACGAGATGGACAAGGCCATCGGGGCGGCCAACATCGCGTGCATCGTGGTCGAGCCGGTGCTCGGCGAGGGCGGGTTCGTGGTCCCCGGTTCTGGGTTCCTCCCCGCGCTCCGCGAGTTCTGCACACGCGAGGGCGTGATGTTCGTGGCCGACGAGGTGCAGACGGGAATCGGCCGCACCGGGAAGTGGTTCGCCATCGAGCACGAGGACGTGGTGCCGGACATCGTGGTGACCGCCAAGGCGCTGGGCGGCGGGCTTCCCCTGTCCGGCGTGACCGCGGCGGCCGAGGTGATGGACCAGGTCCACGTGGGTGGCCTGGGCGGCACGTTCGGCGGGAACCCCATCGCGTGCGCGGCCGCGCTGGCCGTTCTGGACGAGATCGAGCGCGAGGGGTTGGTCCAGCGCGCAGCGACGCTCGGCGAGAGCGCGCTCGACCGGCTCCGCGAGCTCGCCGACCGCCACGAGCTGATCGGCGACGTGCGAGGCCGTGGCCTGATGGTCGCGATCGAACTCGTCGAAGATCGATCGACCAAGGCACCGGCAAAAGCCGCCGCGACCCGAGTGATCCAGGAGTGCTACCGCGAAGGCGTGATCGTCCTCAAGGCCGGCACGTACGACAACGTGATCCGCCTCCTGCCCCCGCTGCCCATCGACGAAGGCCTCCTCATGGAAGGCCTCGACGTCCTGGACAAGGCCCTGGGAGCGGCGGCAGCAGGCTGA
- a CDS encoding FAD-binding oxidoreductase has product MTSGAALLAPSYREACYWLEGVQVPGPFEDRPLPPSADVVVVGGGYTGIAAAHEVARRGTHAVVLERHRLGWGASTRNGGMVLPDVKHHGVAELRARFGEAGPALYRATVDAVLEVERFASEPGVDCGYERTGHLYLAHCPSRLGELRAKERVYREDLGLEARLLGRDQLRDEIGSTVHAGGLLVELSGGLHPAKHFAALAGRAVDAGVQVHERTPAVRIERRPGGGALVVTPRGDVEARDVLVATDGYTDGVAPRLRRRLIPVGSFIIATEPLDPSLARELSPRGRMFFDTKNFLFYWRLSPDGTRMLFGGRASFAPTTVARARDFLYRGMLRVHPQLEGVGVEYAWGGLVGLTRDRTPRLGRIDGITYALGYSGTGVAASAYLGRRAAAWLCGDDPPPFADLPFPPIPLARLQPAWLPVAGLWFKWQDRCPGARN; this is encoded by the coding sequence GTGACCTCGGGCGCGGCGCTCCTGGCGCCGTCGTACCGCGAGGCCTGCTACTGGCTGGAGGGCGTCCAGGTTCCAGGCCCGTTCGAGGACCGGCCCCTGCCGCCGTCCGCCGACGTCGTCGTGGTGGGCGGGGGATACACGGGAATCGCTGCGGCGCACGAGGTGGCGCGACGGGGAACCCACGCCGTGGTCCTGGAGCGGCACCGGCTGGGATGGGGTGCCAGCACCCGCAACGGCGGGATGGTGCTGCCGGACGTGAAGCACCACGGCGTGGCGGAGCTGCGGGCGCGCTTCGGGGAGGCCGGCCCCGCCCTGTACCGGGCCACCGTCGACGCCGTGCTGGAGGTGGAACGGTTCGCATCCGAGCCCGGGGTGGACTGCGGCTACGAGCGAACGGGCCACCTGTACCTGGCCCACTGTCCGTCGCGGCTGGGCGAGCTCCGGGCCAAGGAGCGGGTGTACCGGGAAGACCTGGGACTGGAGGCCCGGCTGCTGGGGCGCGACCAGCTCCGCGACGAGATCGGCTCGACGGTGCACGCCGGGGGGCTGCTGGTCGAGCTGTCGGGCGGGCTCCATCCCGCGAAGCACTTCGCGGCCCTGGCCGGCCGGGCGGTCGACGCCGGCGTCCAGGTGCACGAGCGCACGCCCGCCGTGCGGATCGAGCGGCGGCCCGGCGGGGGCGCCCTGGTGGTCACGCCGCGCGGCGACGTGGAGGCCCGCGACGTGCTGGTGGCGACCGACGGGTACACCGACGGGGTGGCGCCGCGGCTGCGACGGCGGCTGATTCCCGTGGGGAGCTTCATCATCGCCACCGAGCCGCTCGACCCCTCGCTCGCCCGCGAGCTGTCGCCCCGGGGGCGGATGTTCTTCGACACCAAGAACTTCCTGTTCTACTGGCGGCTGTCCCCGGACGGGACGAGGATGCTCTTCGGAGGCCGGGCCAGCTTCGCCCCGACCACCGTGGCCCGGGCCCGCGACTTCCTGTACCGGGGCATGCTCCGCGTGCATCCCCAGCTCGAAGGGGTGGGCGTCGAGTACGCCTGGGGAGGACTGGTCGGGCTGACCAGGGACCGGACACCGCGACTCGGCCGGATCGACGGCATCACGTACGCGCTCGGCTACTCCGGCACGGGCGTCGCCGCTTCGGCGTACCTGGGTCGGCGCGCGGCGGCGTGGCTGTGCGGCGACGATCCGCCGCCGTTCGCCGACCTCCCGTTCCCCCCGATTCCGCTGGCTCGGCTTCAGCCGGCCTGGCTGCCGGTGGCGGGCCTGTGGTTCAAGTGGCAGGATCGGTGCCCGGGTGCCCGCAACTGA
- a CDS encoding aspartate aminotransferase family protein: MGDVDRILARAREIQKQEMERLLERTPGSAALHQRALRSLPDGVASNFQAGDPYPIYLARGQGSSVWDVDGTKYGDFHGGFGVNVVGHAHPKIVEAISRAARSGTHFAVSTEATVALAEEICARFGLEQVRLVNSGTEATMDAVRVARAATGRDRIVKIEGSYHGHHDAVLFSVVPEAATLGMREHVGGEAADASGAAYTTEPTSRGVPRSMWKDTIIVPFNDAAAFEAVLAERGQEIAALILEPVMMNIGIVLPEDGYLDRLRDACSRHGVVLIFDEVKSGATIAYGGAIERYGVQPDLACFAKAIGGGTTIGAFGGRAAVMDVVSHGAAQQGTFNGNPLSCAAGLAALTSVLTPDAYEHFGKLGAQLASGCRAGIEEHGVPAHAVDLGAKGCVSYRPSPLRNYRDFLEAHAELFEASFPWMLNRGIFMTPGDEEQWTLSVQHTEGDVARYVDAFGEFCAELARS, translated from the coding sequence ATGGGTGACGTGGACCGGATCCTGGCGCGGGCCAGGGAGATCCAGAAGCAGGAGATGGAACGGCTGCTGGAGCGGACGCCGGGGTCGGCGGCGCTGCACCAACGGGCGTTGCGGAGCCTCCCGGACGGCGTGGCGTCGAACTTCCAGGCCGGCGACCCGTACCCGATCTACCTGGCGCGGGGTCAGGGCTCGTCGGTGTGGGACGTGGACGGCACGAAGTACGGGGACTTCCACGGCGGGTTCGGCGTCAACGTCGTCGGGCACGCCCATCCGAAGATCGTGGAAGCCATCTCGCGGGCGGCTCGATCCGGCACGCACTTCGCCGTGAGCACCGAGGCCACGGTGGCGCTGGCCGAGGAGATCTGCGCGCGGTTCGGGCTCGAGCAGGTCCGGCTGGTGAACTCGGGGACCGAGGCCACCATGGACGCCGTCCGCGTGGCGCGGGCCGCCACCGGGCGGGACCGCATCGTGAAGATCGAGGGGTCCTATCACGGCCACCACGACGCGGTGCTGTTCTCGGTGGTCCCGGAGGCCGCCACGCTCGGCATGCGCGAGCACGTGGGGGGCGAGGCGGCCGACGCGTCGGGCGCCGCCTACACCACCGAGCCGACGTCGCGCGGCGTCCCCCGGTCGATGTGGAAGGACACCATCATCGTGCCGTTCAACGACGCGGCGGCGTTCGAGGCGGTGCTGGCGGAGCGGGGCCAGGAGATCGCCGCGCTGATCCTGGAGCCCGTGATGATGAACATCGGGATCGTCCTGCCCGAGGACGGGTACCTGGACCGGCTGCGGGACGCATGCTCGCGCCACGGCGTGGTCCTGATCTTCGACGAGGTCAAGTCCGGCGCGACCATCGCGTACGGCGGCGCCATCGAACGCTACGGCGTCCAGCCCGACCTGGCCTGTTTCGCCAAGGCCATCGGCGGCGGCACCACCATCGGTGCCTTCGGCGGCCGCGCGGCGGTCATGGACGTAGTGTCGCACGGCGCGGCGCAGCAGGGGACCTTCAACGGGAACCCGCTGTCCTGCGCGGCCGGGCTGGCCGCGCTGACCTCGGTGCTGACTCCGGACGCGTACGAGCACTTCGGGAAGCTGGGGGCGCAGCTGGCTTCGGGGTGCCGGGCTGGGATCGAAGAGCACGGCGTGCCGGCGCATGCGGTCGACCTCGGCGCGAAGGGATGCGTGTCGTACCGGCCCTCGCCGCTTCGGAACTACCGCGACTTCCTGGAGGCGCACGCCGAGCTGTTCGAGGCGTCGTTCCCATGGATGCTGAACCGGGGCATCTTCATGACCCCGGGCGACGAGGAGCAGTGGACGCTGTCGGTCCAGCACACCGAGGGAGACGTCGCCCGGTACGTGGACGCCTTCGGGGAGTTCTGCGCCGAGCTGGCCCGTTCGTGA
- a CDS encoding ABC transporter permease, protein MSVAVQDSPQAVGAAPPARSGRRRWTRFLLPSYVALVILYLMTPIFMIVLYGFNQTGSAKRITVSYVWHGFTLDWYRRLFQIPDLTQALRTSLVLAASSTVIATVLGTLVALALVRYRFRGRGAADVVLFANIAAPEIVLGASLLSLFVLVSISRGFMTLLIAHVMFSIAYVTVTVRARLAGFDRSLEEAAQDLGAGPFQTFRLVTLPLIFPGILAGALLAFALSIDDFVITQFNAGQQVTFPLWVFGASRVGIPPQVFVMGTLIFGLGVAAALANVVLQRRRV, encoded by the coding sequence GTGAGTGTCGCCGTCCAGGACTCGCCGCAGGCCGTGGGCGCGGCTCCTCCGGCACGGTCCGGCCGGCGCCGGTGGACCCGGTTCCTCCTCCCCTCGTACGTGGCCCTGGTGATCCTGTACCTGATGACCCCGATCTTCATGATCGTGCTGTACGGGTTCAACCAGACCGGGAGCGCGAAGCGGATCACCGTCAGCTACGTCTGGCACGGGTTCACGCTGGACTGGTACCGCCGCCTGTTCCAGATCCCCGACCTGACCCAGGCCCTGCGGACATCGCTGGTGCTGGCGGCGTCCAGCACCGTGATCGCCACGGTCCTGGGCACGCTGGTGGCGCTGGCGCTGGTGCGCTACCGGTTCCGGGGCCGGGGCGCCGCCGACGTGGTGCTGTTCGCCAACATCGCCGCCCCCGAGATCGTGCTCGGCGCGTCGCTGCTGTCGCTGTTCGTCCTGGTGAGCATCAGCCGGGGGTTCATGACGCTGCTGATCGCGCACGTGATGTTCAGCATCGCCTACGTCACGGTGACGGTGCGGGCCCGCCTGGCCGGGTTCGACCGGTCGCTGGAGGAGGCCGCCCAGGACCTCGGTGCGGGCCCGTTCCAGACGTTCCGCCTGGTCACGCTCCCGCTCATCTTTCCGGGCATCCTGGCCGGCGCGCTGCTGGCGTTCGCGCTGTCGATCGACGACTTCGTGATCACCCAGTTCAACGCGGGCCAGCAGGTCACGTTCCCCTTGTGGGTGTTCGGCGCATCGCGCGTGGGGATCCCGCCGCAGGTGTTCGTGATGGGGACGCTGATCTTCGGGCTGGGGGTCGCGGCGGCCCTGGCCAACGTGGTGCTCCAACGACGGAGGGTCTGA
- a CDS encoding ABC transporter permease, with amino-acid sequence MERDLPARLPGLGRRRRRIGRALAPYGLLAPGGGWLLLFFLVPTLIMLSLSLQTGSVDTGYRLTWHFGEYATAWSLYHRHFFRSIEYAGLATAITLVVGYPLAYWIAFRGGRYKTTFLFLLLLPFFVSFVIRTLAWQFILSDDGVVLGTMKSWHLLPSDFHVLASTTAVVAGIAYNYLPFMALPLYVSLERIDRRVVEAAQDLYANRRDVFLRVILPLSVPGIFGGVLLTFVPAVGDYVNASILGGVNNTMIGNVIQTQFLENFDYPMAATLSSILMGAMIIGIFAYARALGTREIQEYV; translated from the coding sequence GTGGAACGAGATCTTCCAGCCCGTCTACCAGGGCTAGGGAGGCGCCGGCGGCGGATCGGGCGGGCCCTCGCCCCCTACGGCCTGCTCGCGCCGGGGGGCGGCTGGCTCCTGCTGTTCTTCCTCGTCCCCACGCTGATCATGCTGTCGCTCTCCCTCCAGACCGGGAGCGTGGACACCGGCTACCGCCTGACGTGGCACTTCGGCGAGTACGCCACGGCCTGGTCGCTCTACCACCGCCACTTCTTCCGGTCCATCGAGTACGCCGGGCTGGCCACGGCCATCACGCTGGTGGTGGGGTATCCGCTGGCGTACTGGATCGCGTTCCGGGGCGGCCGCTACAAGACGACCTTCCTGTTCCTGCTGCTGCTGCCGTTCTTCGTCTCGTTCGTGATCCGGACCCTGGCCTGGCAGTTCATCCTGTCCGACGACGGCGTCGTCCTGGGCACGATGAAGAGCTGGCACCTGCTGCCGTCGGACTTCCACGTGCTGGCCTCCACCACCGCCGTCGTGGCCGGGATCGCCTACAACTACCTCCCGTTCATGGCGCTCCCGCTGTACGTGTCGCTGGAGCGGATCGACCGGAGGGTGGTCGAGGCCGCCCAGGACCTCTACGCGAACCGGCGGGACGTGTTCCTCCGGGTCATCCTGCCGCTGTCCGTCCCGGGGATCTTCGGCGGTGTCCTGCTCACGTTCGTGCCCGCGGTGGGCGACTACGTGAACGCGTCGATCCTGGGCGGGGTGAACAACACCATGATCGGCAACGTGATCCAGACGCAGTTCCTGGAGAACTTCGACTACCCGATGGCCGCGACGCTGTCGTCCATCCTCATGGGGGCCATGATCATCGGCATCTTCGCCTACGCCCGGGCGCTGGGCACGAGGGAAATCCAGGAGTACGTGTGA
- a CDS encoding spermidine/putrescine ABC transporter substrate-binding protein, with product MSEQRQHPIFDPALLRGATQYRLSRRGFLRLAGAGAGAAGLSAVLAACGVSGSSSASTGTAEGTPAWWAKQKKAGVLNFANWPYYIDPPWKPHPTLETFAQQTGIKVNYRPVINENATFLATIRPQLQAGQDTGWDLMVITNGIFFDQLKRNGWIIPLDQSRLTNFDKYASPIVKDPTYDPGNKYSVAWQSGYTGIGYDPDKTGHDLTSFMDMFDPAFAGKVGYFGDTLDMPNFTMVGLGIEPETSTETDWKKAADFLTKQKDDGLFRKFYTQDYIDALGNGDIWVSTAWNGDIVQKNAEEGTNLKFVIPDQGGVVWTDNQLIPAHAQHPVDAMVYMDSVYDPEVQARITDWNQYLSPVPACKDIIASELGDPAAAHDILIFPTSEFLSKLTRYRELTPTELTTWNEIFQPVYQG from the coding sequence ATGAGCGAGCAACGGCAGCACCCCATCTTCGACCCGGCGCTGCTGCGCGGCGCGACGCAGTACCGGCTGTCCCGCCGGGGCTTCCTTCGACTGGCCGGCGCGGGCGCCGGAGCCGCCGGCCTGTCGGCGGTCCTCGCCGCGTGCGGCGTCTCCGGTTCCAGCAGCGCGAGCACGGGGACCGCCGAGGGCACTCCCGCGTGGTGGGCCAAGCAGAAGAAGGCAGGCGTCCTCAACTTCGCCAACTGGCCCTACTACATCGACCCGCCCTGGAAGCCCCACCCCACGCTGGAGACGTTCGCGCAGCAGACCGGCATCAAGGTCAACTACCGGCCGGTGATCAACGAGAACGCGACATTCCTGGCCACCATCCGACCCCAGCTCCAGGCGGGCCAGGACACGGGGTGGGACCTCATGGTCATCACGAACGGGATCTTCTTCGACCAGCTGAAGCGGAACGGCTGGATCATCCCCCTCGACCAGAGCCGCCTGACGAACTTCGACAAGTACGCGAGCCCCATCGTGAAGGACCCCACCTACGATCCGGGCAACAAGTACAGCGTGGCCTGGCAGTCCGGCTACACCGGCATCGGCTACGACCCGGACAAGACCGGCCACGACCTCACGAGCTTCATGGACATGTTCGACCCGGCCTTCGCGGGCAAGGTGGGCTACTTCGGCGACACCCTGGACATGCCCAACTTCACCATGGTGGGCCTGGGGATCGAGCCGGAGACCTCCACCGAGACCGACTGGAAGAAGGCCGCCGACTTCCTGACCAAGCAGAAGGACGATGGGCTCTTCCGCAAGTTCTACACGCAGGACTACATCGACGCCCTGGGCAACGGCGACATCTGGGTGAGCACGGCCTGGAACGGCGACATCGTGCAGAAGAACGCCGAGGAGGGAACCAACCTCAAGTTCGTGATCCCCGACCAGGGCGGGGTGGTGTGGACGGACAACCAGCTGATCCCGGCCCACGCCCAGCACCCCGTGGACGCCATGGTGTACATGGACTCCGTGTACGACCCCGAGGTCCAGGCCCGGATCACCGACTGGAACCAGTACCTCTCACCGGTGCCCGCCTGCAAAGACATCATCGCGAGCGAGCTGGGCGACCCCGCCGCGGCCCACGACATCCTGATCTTCCCGACCTCCGAGTTCCTGTCGAAGCTCACGCGGTACCGGGAGCTGACCCCGACGGAGCTGACCACGTGGAACGAGATCTTCCAGCCCGTCTACCAGGGCTAG
- a CDS encoding ABC transporter ATP-binding protein — protein MSEVDVRLQRVTKRFGDVTAVDDLSLEIDRGEFFSLLGPSGCGKTTTLRILGGFEDATAGTVELGGRDVTDLPPNRRDVNTVFQSYALFPHLNVVDNVAFGLRRKKVGGRDVEVRVREVLRLVDLPGFEQRRPNQLSGGQQQRVALARALVNQPRLLLLDEPLGALDLKLRKQMQLELKRIQEEVQITFLYVTHDQEEAMTMSDRLAVMRHGRIEQIGRPEDVYELPATEFVAGFLGASNLLDGTLGDRTDGLGTVVVEGGHVLRVPARRLEGIGPALKVGVRPEKIHIEAVPEGADEELPGWNHVTGLLRMASFLGVSHQFTVEGPGGSVLTVYVQNAGAESLPRAGDRVRLAWRPEQTFVVPATAHSTLEKEEEG, from the coding sequence TTGAGCGAGGTCGACGTCCGCCTCCAGCGCGTCACCAAGCGCTTCGGCGACGTCACGGCCGTGGACGATCTGTCGCTCGAGATCGATCGCGGAGAGTTCTTCAGCCTCCTGGGCCCGTCGGGATGCGGGAAGACCACGACGCTTCGGATCCTGGGCGGGTTCGAGGACGCCACCGCCGGCACCGTGGAGCTCGGCGGGCGTGACGTGACGGACCTGCCGCCGAACCGCCGGGACGTCAACACGGTGTTCCAGTCCTACGCGCTGTTCCCGCACCTGAACGTGGTCGACAACGTCGCGTTCGGCCTCCGCCGCAAGAAGGTGGGGGGCCGCGACGTGGAGGTCCGGGTCCGGGAGGTGCTGCGCCTGGTCGACCTCCCCGGATTCGAGCAGCGCAGGCCGAACCAGCTCTCCGGCGGCCAGCAGCAGCGGGTGGCCCTGGCCCGGGCCCTGGTGAACCAGCCCCGCCTGCTCCTGCTGGACGAGCCCCTCGGCGCCCTCGACCTCAAGCTCCGCAAGCAGATGCAGCTGGAGCTGAAGCGGATCCAGGAGGAGGTGCAGATCACGTTCCTGTACGTGACCCACGACCAGGAAGAGGCCATGACCATGTCCGACCGGCTGGCCGTGATGCGCCACGGCCGCATCGAGCAGATCGGCCGGCCGGAGGACGTCTACGAGCTCCCCGCCACGGAGTTCGTGGCCGGGTTCCTGGGAGCCTCGAACCTCCTGGATGGCACGCTCGGCGACCGGACCGACGGCCTCGGCACCGTGGTGGTGGAGGGCGGCCACGTGCTGCGGGTCCCGGCCCGGCGCCTGGAGGGGATCGGTCCGGCCCTCAAGGTGGGGGTGCGGCCCGAGAAGATCCACATCGAGGCCGTCCCGGAGGGAGCCGACGAGGAGCTCCCCGGATGGAACCACGTGACCGGGCTGCTGCGGATGGCCTCCTTCCTGGGGGTCAGCCACCAGTTCACGGTGGAGGGGCCCGGCGGCAGTGTCCTCACCGTCTACGTACAGAACGCCGGCGCCGAGTCCCTGCCTCGGGCCGGAGACCGGGTTCGCCTGGCGTGGCGGCCCGAGCAGACATTCGTGGTGCCCGCAACCGCCCACTCCACGCTGGAGAAGGAGGAGGAAGGATGA